The following is a genomic window from Neofelis nebulosa isolate mNeoNeb1 chromosome 12, mNeoNeb1.pri, whole genome shotgun sequence.
CCCTCGCCGCGCGCGCCCGGGTGGTCGGCTGAATGTCCCGCGGCTTCGGTTCGACGTAGAGGCGGCCGAGGGCGTGTACCTCTCTTGCAGTTTCCTCTCCCAGCGCCTCGGGGGCGTTTTCAAGCGCATAAACTTGCGGCCGCCACGTGTGGCACCTTTCCAAGGGAGCCGGCTCGGAGCGGCCGGCGCGCCCGTCGGGGGGATCGCgccgggcgcggggcgcgggcggcggcgagCGAGCGGCGGCAGCGCGGCGGAGCCCGGGGCCGTGGATGCTGCGTGCGGAGGCGCTGCCGGTTACGTAAAGATGAGGGGCTGAGGTCGCCTCGCGCTCCTGCGAGTCGGAagcgccccgcgcccccgcccccttggccgccgcgccgcgccgcgctcGTCGTCCGAGGCCAGGGCAGGGCGAGCCGAACCTCCGCAGCCACCGCCAA
Proteins encoded in this region:
- the LOC131492086 gene encoding serine/arginine repetitive matrix protein 3-like, whose protein sequence is MVRATAAPAAQPNLAVAAEVRLALPWPRTTSAARRGGQGGGGAGRFRLAGARGDLSPSSLRNRQRLRTQHPRPRAPPRCRRSLAAARAPRPARSPRRARRPLRAGSLGKVPHVAAASLCA